From the Acidimicrobiales bacterium genome, one window contains:
- the ilvC gene encoding ketol-acid reductoisomerase has translation MAKLYYESDADGSLIQGRKVAIIGYGSQGHAHALNLAESGVDVRVGLRAGSSSTQKAEEAGLRVLSVADAAAEADLIMMLLPDTEQGSVYEAEIAPNLRQGDALLFAHGFNIRFGQIVPPPGVDVAMVAPKGPGHLVRRTYTEGGGVPSLVAVAQDASGKAHDLALSYAYALGATRAGVLDTTFEEETETDLFGEQVVLCGGLTSLVQAGYETLVDAGYQPESAYFECLHELKLIVDLMYEQGIAGMRYSISDTAEYGDLTRGPRVIDAHVRAEMRRILDDIRSGAFAEEWIAENRSGRTRFEELRAKGAVHPIEKVGAELRAMMPFISAGRQRVQDVSGG, from the coding sequence ATGGCCAAGCTGTACTACGAGTCCGACGCCGACGGGAGCCTGATCCAGGGTCGCAAGGTGGCGATCATCGGCTACGGGTCCCAGGGGCACGCCCACGCCCTCAACCTCGCCGAGTCGGGCGTGGACGTGCGGGTGGGGCTGCGAGCCGGGTCGTCCTCAACGCAGAAGGCCGAGGAGGCCGGGCTGCGCGTGCTCTCCGTGGCCGACGCGGCCGCCGAAGCGGACCTCATCATGATGCTGCTGCCGGACACGGAGCAGGGCTCGGTGTACGAGGCGGAGATCGCCCCGAACCTGCGCCAGGGCGACGCGCTGCTCTTCGCCCACGGCTTCAACATCCGATTCGGCCAGATCGTCCCGCCGCCGGGCGTCGACGTCGCCATGGTGGCGCCGAAGGGCCCCGGCCACCTCGTGCGGCGCACCTACACCGAGGGCGGCGGCGTGCCCTCGCTCGTGGCGGTGGCCCAGGACGCGTCGGGCAAGGCGCACGACCTGGCGCTGTCGTACGCCTATGCGCTGGGCGCCACGCGTGCCGGGGTCCTCGACACGACGTTCGAGGAGGAGACCGAGACCGACCTTTTCGGCGAGCAGGTCGTCCTGTGCGGGGGGCTCACGTCGCTCGTGCAGGCGGGCTACGAGACGCTGGTGGACGCCGGGTACCAACCCGAATCCGCGTATTTCGAGTGTCTCCACGAGCTCAAGCTCATCGTTGACCTCATGTACGAGCAGGGCATCGCCGGCATGCGGTACTCGATCTCCGACACCGCCGAGTACGGCGATCTCACCCGCGGCCCCCGGGTGATCGACGCGCACGTCCGGGCCGAGATGCGCCGGATCCTCGACGACATCCGGTCGGGGGCGTTCGCCGAGGAGTGGATCGCCGAGAACCGCTCGGGTCGCACGCGCTTCGAGGAGCTGCGGGCCAAGGGCGCCGTGCACCCCATCGAGAAGGTGGGCGCCGAGCTGCGCGCCATGATGCCCTTCATCAGCGCGGGCCGCCAGCGCGTCCAGGACGTCTCGGGCGGCTGA
- a CDS encoding TldD/PmbA family protein → MVSGGGPAELGDLPLEQVRTAALERAAALGCSHAEVRVERLRSQFVALRDGRVETTVDDTEVGVGLRVVRRGSIGFAATVDLHPDAAAGLADEAAGLADATAAALGRPVELADEPPHGEVQWSSPYEVDPTTVAVADKVALLDDWSGRLLGAPGVDHVAARVLAVVEDKHFADLTGTVTTQRRVRVFPVVEVVGVDEGSGTFESMRTLAPPVGRGWEYTAGAGWDWDAELDQLPSLLTEKMAAPSVEAGTFDLVIDPSNLWLTIHESVGHATELDRALGYEAAYAGTSFATVDQLGSLRYGSPVMHVVGDRTTPHGLATVGYDDEGVAGQSFDIVRDGVLVGYQLDRRMAVDNGFPRSNGCAFADSPLHVPIQRMANVSLQPAPGPGPGPTTEDLVSGVDRGVYVMGDKSWSIDMQRHNFQFTGQRFYRIEGGRLAGQLRDVAYQAQTTEFWGSLEAVGGASTYVLGGAMNCGKGQPGQVAPVSHGCPSALFRGIRVLNTRDEASR, encoded by the coding sequence GTGGTGTCCGGGGGCGGCCCGGCCGAGCTGGGCGACCTGCCGCTCGAGCAGGTGCGAACGGCCGCGCTGGAACGGGCCGCGGCGCTGGGGTGCAGCCATGCCGAGGTGCGGGTGGAGCGGCTCCGCTCGCAGTTCGTGGCTCTGCGCGACGGCCGCGTCGAGACGACGGTCGACGACACCGAGGTCGGCGTCGGCCTCCGGGTCGTGCGCCGCGGGTCGATCGGGTTCGCGGCGACGGTGGACCTCCATCCCGATGCCGCCGCCGGGCTCGCCGACGAGGCCGCCGGGCTCGCCGACGCCACCGCGGCCGCCCTCGGCAGGCCCGTGGAGCTGGCGGACGAGCCGCCGCACGGCGAGGTGCAGTGGTCGTCGCCCTACGAGGTCGACCCGACGACGGTCGCCGTGGCCGACAAGGTCGCCCTCCTGGACGACTGGAGCGGGAGGCTGCTCGGGGCCCCGGGGGTCGACCACGTGGCTGCCCGCGTGCTGGCGGTGGTGGAGGACAAGCACTTCGCCGACCTGACGGGCACGGTCACGACCCAGCGGCGGGTGCGCGTCTTCCCGGTGGTCGAGGTCGTGGGGGTCGACGAGGGGTCGGGGACCTTCGAGTCCATGCGCACGCTGGCGCCGCCGGTCGGGCGCGGCTGGGAGTACACCGCCGGCGCCGGATGGGACTGGGACGCCGAGCTCGACCAACTGCCCTCGCTGCTCACCGAGAAGATGGCCGCCCCCTCCGTCGAGGCCGGCACCTTCGACCTCGTGATCGACCCGTCGAACCTGTGGCTCACCATCCACGAGTCGGTGGGCCATGCCACCGAGCTCGACCGGGCGCTCGGGTACGAGGCGGCGTACGCCGGGACCTCGTTCGCCACCGTCGACCAGCTCGGCTCCCTGCGGTACGGGTCGCCGGTGATGCACGTGGTGGGGGACCGGACGACGCCCCACGGCCTCGCCACGGTCGGCTACGACGACGAGGGCGTCGCCGGCCAGTCGTTCGACATCGTGCGCGACGGCGTCCTCGTCGGCTACCAGCTCGACCGGCGCATGGCCGTCGACAACGGGTTCCCCCGCTCCAACGGGTGCGCGTTCGCCGACTCACCGCTGCACGTGCCGATCCAGCGCATGGCCAACGTCTCGCTGCAGCCCGCTCCCGGTCCCGGGCCGGGACCGACGACCGAGGACCTGGTGTCGGGCGTCGACCGGGGCGTCTACGTCATGGGGGACAAGAGCTGGTCCATCGACATGCAGCGCCACAACTTCCAGTTCACCGGGCAGCGCTTCTACCGCATCGAGGGTGGGCGCCTGGCCGGCCAGCTGCGGGACGTCGCCTACCAGGCCCAGACCACCGAGTTCTGGGGCTCGCTCGAGGCCGTCGGCGGCGCCTCGACCTACGTGCTCGGCGGGGCCATGAACTGCGGCAAGGGGCAGCCCGGCCAGGTGGCGCCGGTGAGCCACGGGTGCCCGTCGGCGCTGTTCCGGGGGATCCGGGTGCTGAACACCCGGGACGAGGCCTCGCGGTGA
- a CDS encoding metallopeptidase TldD-related protein, producing MSPPHEVVERALAASRSDGCTVIVEDVSQAEVRFANNTTTTNGMRRDRRVVVVSFRLVPGAPAAPVGAAPTAVGVASASGDVDVEELVRTSEGEAARAGPAPDAAPLVDPSGPPGGGGGFDDPPVLTSPAVLDGVIRGLGDAFARARSAGNLIAGFATHGVESVYLGTSAGLRRRHVQPAGTMELVARSADGRRSVWSGAGTSSFDDIDVYAFEERLDRRLGWAHRQVELPAGRYEVLLPPDATADLMVSLSEAMSGRDAEEGRSPFSAAGGGTKVGEPLCPMPFELRGDPAEPGLECSPFLTTGASGTDVSVFDNGLPVGATRWIERGTLRRLRYHRAAAGRAGVDPAPPVGNLVLTLPGASRTLEDMIASTERGLLLTCLWYIREVDPVTLLLTGLTRDGVYLVERGEVVGAVNNFRFNESPLEVLAKAVEAGCTERALSREWGEWMNRTAMPALRVADFNMSSVSPAT from the coding sequence ATGTCGCCCCCGCACGAGGTGGTCGAGCGGGCCCTGGCGGCCAGCCGCAGCGACGGATGCACGGTCATCGTCGAGGACGTCAGCCAGGCCGAGGTCCGCTTCGCCAACAACACCACCACCACCAACGGCATGCGTCGCGACCGGCGCGTGGTCGTGGTGAGCTTCCGCCTGGTGCCCGGGGCTCCCGCCGCCCCCGTCGGCGCCGCTCCCACGGCGGTCGGGGTGGCCAGCGCCAGCGGCGACGTCGACGTCGAGGAGCTGGTGCGGACCAGCGAGGGCGAGGCGGCCCGGGCGGGGCCCGCCCCGGACGCCGCACCCCTCGTCGACCCTTCCGGCCCCCCTGGTGGCGGGGGCGGGTTCGACGACCCCCCGGTGCTGACGTCGCCGGCCGTCCTCGACGGCGTGATCCGAGGGCTCGGTGACGCCTTCGCCCGGGCCCGGTCCGCCGGGAACCTCATCGCCGGGTTCGCCACCCACGGCGTCGAGTCCGTCTACCTCGGGACCAGCGCGGGGCTTCGTCGCCGCCACGTCCAGCCGGCTGGGACCATGGAGCTCGTCGCCCGCAGCGCCGACGGTCGGCGGTCGGTGTGGTCGGGCGCGGGGACCTCGTCGTTCGACGACATCGACGTCTACGCCTTCGAGGAGCGGCTCGACCGACGCCTGGGGTGGGCGCACCGGCAGGTCGAGCTCCCGGCGGGACGCTACGAGGTGCTCCTGCCGCCCGACGCCACCGCCGACCTGATGGTGTCGCTGTCGGAGGCGATGTCGGGGCGCGACGCCGAGGAGGGCCGCAGCCCCTTCTCGGCGGCGGGGGGAGGGACGAAGGTCGGCGAGCCCCTGTGCCCCATGCCCTTCGAGCTGCGTGGTGACCCGGCCGAGCCCGGCCTGGAGTGTTCGCCCTTCCTGACCACGGGCGCGTCCGGGACCGACGTGTCGGTGTTCGACAACGGCCTGCCCGTCGGGGCCACGCGCTGGATCGAGCGCGGGACGCTGCGCCGGTTGCGCTACCACCGGGCCGCCGCCGGGCGTGCCGGCGTCGACCCGGCCCCGCCGGTCGGCAACCTGGTGCTGACACTCCCCGGTGCCAGCCGCACGCTCGAGGACATGATCGCCTCGACCGAGCGCGGGCTCCTGCTCACCTGCCTCTGGTACATCCGGGAGGTCGACCCGGTGACGCTCCTGCTGACCGGGCTGACGCGTGACGGGGTCTACCTGGTCGAGCGGGGCGAGGTCGTCGGGGCGGTCAACAACTTCCGCTTCAACGAGAGCCCGCTGGAGGTCCTGGCGAAGGCGGTCGAGGCCGGGTGCACCGAGCGGGCGCTGTCGCGTGAGTGGGGCGAGTGGATGAACCGCACCGCCATGCCCGCCCTGCGCGTGGCCGACTTCAACATGAGCTCCGTCAGCCCCGCCACCTGA